In a single window of the Nycticebus coucang isolate mNycCou1 chromosome 13, mNycCou1.pri, whole genome shotgun sequence genome:
- the SOX17 gene encoding transcription factor SOX-17, with amino-acid sequence MSSPDAGYASDDQSQTRSALPAVMAGLGPCPWAESLSPLGDMKVKGEAAASSGTPAGAAGRAKGESRIRRPMNAFMVWAKDERKRLAQQNPDLHNAELSKMLGKSWKALTLAEKRPFVEEAERLRVRHMQDHPNYKYRPRRRKQVKRLKRVEGGFLHGLAESQAAALGPEGGRVAMDGLGLPFPEQGFPAGPPLLPPHMGGHYRDCQGLGAPQLDGYPLPTPDTSPLDGVEPDPAFFAPMSGDCPAAGTYSYAQVSDYAGPSEPPSGPMHPRLGPEPAGSAMSGLLAPPSALHMYYGAMASPGAGGGRGFQMQPQHQHHPPGPGQPSPPPEALPCRDGADPGQPTELLGEMDRTEFEQYLHFVCKPEMGLPYQGHDSSVNLPDGHGAISSVVSDASSAVYYCSYPDV; translated from the exons ATGAGCAGCCCGGATGCGGGATACGCCAGTGACGACCAGAGTCAGACCCGGAGCGCGCTGCCCGCCGTGATGGCTGGGCTGGGCCCCTGCCCCTGGGCCGAGTCGCTGAGCCCCCTCGGGGACATGAAGGTGAAGGGCGAGGCGGCAGCAAGCAGCGGAACGCCGGCCGGGGCCGCGGGCCGAGCCAAGGGCGAGTCTCGCATCCGGCGGCCGATGAACGCGTTCATGGTGTGGGCTAAGGACGAGCGCAAGCGGCTGGCGCAGCAGAACCCGGACCTGCACAACGCCGAGCTGAGCAAGATGCTGG GCAAGTCGTGGAAGGCGCTGACGCTGGCTGAGAAGCGGCCTTTCGTGGAGGAGGCCGAGCGGCTGCGCGTGCGGCACATGCAGGACCACCCCAACTACAAGTACCGGCCGCGGCGGCGCAAGCAGGTGaagaggctgaagcgggtggaggGCGGCTTCCTGCATGGCCTCGCCGAGTCGCAGGCGGCTGCGCTGGGCCCCGAGGGCGGCCGGGTGGCCATGGACGGCCTGGGACTGCCCTTCCCGGAGCAGGGCTTCCCCGCCGGCCCGCCGCTGCTGCCTCCGCACATGGGCGGCCACTACCGCGACTGCCAGGGCCTGGGCGCGCCCCAGCTCGACGGCTACCCGCTGCCCACACCCGACACGTCCCCGCTGGACGGCGTGGAGCCCGACCCGGCCTTCTTTGCTCCGATGTCCGGGGATTGCCCGGCGGCCGGCACCTACAGCTACGCGCAGGTCTCAGACTATGCGGGGCCCTCGGAGCCTCCCTCCGGCCCCATGCACCCCCGGCTCGGCCCGGAGCCTGCAGGGTCCGCGATGTCGGGCCTCCTGGCGCCCCCAAGCGCCCTGCACATGTACTACGGCGCGATGGCCTCTCCGGGGGCGGGCGGCGGGCGCGGCTTCCAGATGCAGCCGCAGCACCAGCACCACCCGCCGGGGCCCGGGCAGCCTTCACCCCCTCCCGAGGCACTACCCTGCCGAGACGGCGCGGACCCCGGCCAGCCCACGGAGCTCCTGGGGGAGATGGATCGCACGGAATTTGAACAGTATCTGCACTTTGTGTGCAAGCCTGAGATGGGTCTCCCCTACCAGGGACACGACTCCAGCGTGAATCTCCCGGACGGCCACGGGGCCATTTCCTCAGTGGTGTCAGATGCCAGCTCCGCAGTATATTACTGCAGTTATCCCGACGTGTGA